Part of the Sulfobacillus acidophilus DSM 10332 genome, GGTTAGCGGTGTCGTAATACCGGCCCGTTGGCCATAGCGTTTGAGGATTTTCCAGAAACCTTGACGGGTTAAAGGCTGTCCGCGACGGGTCAAAAACAGGTGATCGGGGCTGTCGACCCGGACCCATCGGGGACGCACTTGCATCACATACCGCTGTAACCAGGTGAGGGCCATACGCCCCAAGGGTACATAACGTTCTTTGCCGCCTTTACCCAGACACCGAATTTTCGGCGGATCGCTCCACCAGTCGTTAATGGTGAGCGAGAGCAGTTCCGACACCCGAAGCCCGGCGGCGTACAGCACTTCCAGCATCGCCCGGTCCCGTAGTCCCTCCGGGGTTTGAACGTCGGGGGTTTCAATCAACCGCACCACCTCTGCCACCGTTAAAAAGTGCGGAAGCGTCCGGGGGATTTTGGGTGAAGCCAATTGATCCGACCAGGCCGGCACAATGATCCCTTCGCGTTCCAAATAACGCACAAAACTTTTTAACGCGGCCAAGCGCCGGGCGCGGGTAGACTCGCGGTGACCGGCTTCCAGTAAATCGTGGAGATAGGATATCAATAAAGGTCTGAGGGTGGCAGGATCCGCATCGGGATAGCGGGTCAAAAAATCGTCGAGGTCCCGTTGGTAGGCTTCTACGGTATTACGGGACAATTGCCGCTCAAAGGCCAACATATATAAAAACGCTTCACGATAGGCCGATAACGTCATGGGATCCTCCCGGAAAAGGCCCTGCGGGGGCAGGGCCTCGCCATATCATCAGTCGACCAATTGTTCCCACGGCGTATAAGGAAGTTGATGGGCTTCCGCAACCGCCTGATAGGTGACGTGACCGCGATAGACATTGAGTCCGCGCGCCAAGGCCGGATCATGCCGTAACGCCTCCGCAACGCCGGAACGTGCTAAGGCCCGGGCGTACGGGAGGGTGACGTTGGTCAAGGCGAGCGTCGACGTCCGTGCCACGGCGCCCGGCATGTTGGCTACGGCATAGTGGATGACGCCATATTTTTCGTACGTGGGATGTGAATGGGTAGTAACCCGGTCGATGGTTTCGATGGATCCGCCTTGGTCAATGGCCACATCGACGATGACGGAACCGGCCGTCATGGATTGCACCATTTCTTCCGTGACCAAATGGGGTGCCCGGGCACCGGGAATAAGCACCGCACCAATGAGCAGGTCGGCGGTTGCCACGGCTTCCCGAATGTTATATTCGTTGGACATCAACGTGCGAATATGGCCGTGGAACAAGTCGTCCAATTGACGCAAGCGGTCCGCGTTAATGTCGATAATCGTGACCTCCGCTCCCAAGCCTAAGGCAATGCGTGCCGCATTGGTGCCGACAATTCCGCCCCCGATCACGACGACTCGACCCGGTAGCACGCCTGGCACCCCGCCTAATAAAATCCCCCGGCCGCCGTAGGCTTTTTCCAGGAATTGCGCGCCAATCTGCGTGGCCATACGGCCGGCCACTTCGCTCATCGGTGTCAACAGCGGGAGTGAACCGTCGGACAATTGGACGGTTTCATAGGCTATCGCTGTGATGCCGGATTGGCGCAAAGCTTCCGTGAGTTCCCGTTCGGGCGCCAAATGCAAATATGTAAAGAGAACCAGATCGGAACGGAAATAGCCGTACTCTTCCGGGAGCGGTTCTTTGACTTTAATCACCAGCTGGGCTTGTCCCCAGACGTCGGCCGATTGGCCGACAATTTGCGCACCCGCGGCCTCATATTGACTATCCGGAAACCCGCTGCCCTCACCGGCCCCTTGCTGCACCAATACGCGATGGCCGTCACGGGTTAAGGCGAGAACACCGGCGGGCGTCAAGGCCACGCGATTTTCGTCGGGTTTAATCTCTTTGGGTAATCCAATTACCATCAAATTCCAGTCCTTTCTCTCTTACCAGGGAGTGGCTTGGGATACCGAGCACGAGTCGGCATACTCCACTGCCATACTACACTTTTGGCCAAAGGACACAAGGGGGTCAACGATTCCGGATTCGGCCGGGGAGATCACCGGGATCGATAGGCCCCGCATACTGGAGAATTTTTCGGGCGGCCGGGATGCCGTCCCACACGTTCCAATTGACGATTCCGACGACACGCCGGTCTTGGAGATAGTAAATGACCCCTTCTTCCCCCGGAACGACCCAATCTATCACGGTGTCGAGCCGGCTATCGATGGTGCCGACCGCTTCGTAACCGAGGTGAAACATGTCCGAATAGAAAAAGGGTTGATGCTCGTAGGCGGTCAAAGGGCCCACCAAGTTTTGGCCGGCCAGATAGCCTTGCGTGACGGCATGATCTTCATGCGGCATGAGCGGATGCCCATTTTGTTCGGCAATGTCTCCGGCGGCAAAAATATCCGGTTGGGATGTTCTTAAAAATGCGTCCACCAAGACTCCCCGCTGACATTGAAGCCCGGCTTGGCTCAGCCAATCGGTGGCATACGTCCAGCCAATGCCGACGACCGCGAGCTCGGCGCGGACAATACCGCCGGTTTCAAGCCGGGCCTCTACCCCCTCATTCGTGTCGACAATGTCGGTCACCCGCTGACCGGCGATCAACGTCACGCCATGAGATGTATAGACGGCGGTCAGGTGGGTGACCACCGGATCCGGAAACCTGTCGGCCAAAGGTCCGGATTGGGGAAACGCCCAGGTGACCTGATGGCCGCGACTGGCTAGGACCGCGCTCATTTCCGCCCCGATGAAACCGCCCCCGACCACCAATATCTGCCGGGTCTCCCCGTTCAGCCGGCGCCATAATCGGAGGTGATCCAGATATGTCCCCACATAAAAAATCGCCGGCGATTCGCCGAATGTGCGGCGGGGCTCGCCGCCCGTGGCGATGAGGAGCTTCCCGTAGCGGGTTTGGTCTCCTCGCCGGTCGGTCAGCGTGTGGGCTACCGGGTCAATGGCGACCACAGGGGTGTTCAGCCGGAGATCGACCCCTGCCTGTCGCTGCCATTGGGAGAGCCAAAGGGATTCGGTCGGGAGGTCCAGCCAAAGCTTTTTGGATAAGGGGGGCTTTTGATACGGGGGAAACGGTTCACGGGTAAAAACAGCGATCGGCCCCGAGGCATCGCGCCGTCGAATCCCGCGAATGGCTGCATCCGCAGCCATCCCACCTCCAACGATAACGTAGGGATATTCCGCCATGTGTTCGCTTCCTTTCGCGAGGTCATTGGGCCCATCCGCCCATCCCGGTTAACCGATGGCCACCGTGGTCTCCGGTAACCCGGAGGCCCAAGCCGTCACTTGGTCTCCCGGCGACACGGCCACCGCTCCCGGGGTGCCGGTGCTTAAGAGCGCGGTCGGTCGAATGGTGGTCCCTTGCGTCAACCACCACACGAGGGCATCAAAGGGAAACTGCATCGCCTCCGTGGTATTCTCGGCCACCGTACGACCGTTATGCAGCGTGCGAACGGTCCGGGGACGATCGGCCTCGGTGGCGGACAGCGGAACAATCCAGGGGGATAGGACCAAAAATCCGTCATAACTTTTGGCGCGGGTTAAAAACCGGGGATTTTTTCTGAGTACCGTTTCCGCGGTCATATCAATGACCGTGAGCAGGCCAAAGATATGGCGGCTCCATTCATGACGCGGCGTATTACGTGCCGAGCGGCCGAAGACCAATGCAATTTCCGCCTCGGCCGTAATCGTACCGATCCCGCGGGGAATGACCAACGTTTCCCCGGAGGCGAGAAGGGTCGTCGTCGGCTTCATGAAGGTGGCGGGTTCTTCCGGGACTTTTTCGCCCAAATCGTGGGCATGCAACCGATAATTGAGACCGACGCCGAC contains:
- a CDS encoding tyrosine recombinase XerD subunit (PFAM: Phage integrase, N-terminal SAM-like domain; Phage integrase family~TIGRFAM: tyrosine recombinase XerD~COGs: COG4974 Site-specific recombinase XerD~HAMAP: Tyrosine recombinase xerC~InterPro IPR011932:IPR004107:IPR002104~KEGG: toc:Toce_1271 tyrosine recombinase XerD subunit~PFAM: Integrase, catalytic core, phage; Integrase, N-terminal SAM-like, phage~SPTR: Tyrosine recombinase XerD subunit;~TIGRFAM: Tyrosine recombinase XerD), producing the protein MTLSAYREAFLYMLAFERQLSRNTVEAYQRDLDDFLTRYPDADPATLRPLLISYLHDLLEAGHRESTRARRLAALKSFVRYLEREGIIVPAWSDQLASPKIPRTLPHFLTVAEVVRLIETPDVQTPEGLRDRAMLEVLYAAGLRVSELLSLTINDWWSDPPKIRCLGKGGKERYVPLGRMALTWLQRYVMQVRPRWVRVDSPDHLFLTRRGQPLTRQGFWKILKRYGQRAGITTPLTPHVIRHSFATHLLENGADLRAVQELLGHQDISTTQIYTHVSKSRLRPLYDRTHPRA
- a CDS encoding alanine dehydrogenase (PFAM: Alanine dehydrogenase/PNT, C-terminal domain; Alanine dehydrogenase/PNT, N-terminal domain~TIGRFAM: alanine dehydrogenase~COGs: COG0686 Alanine dehydrogenase~InterPro IPR008141:IPR007886:IPR007698~KEGG: tmr:Tmar_1146 L-alanine dehydrogenase~PFAM: Alanine dehydrogenase/PNT, C-terminal; Alanine dehydrogenase/PNT, N-terminal~PRIAM: Alanine dehydrogenase~SPTR: Alanine dehydrogenase;~TIGRFAM: Alanine dehydrogenase/pyridine nucleotide transhydrogenase); the protein is MVIGLPKEIKPDENRVALTPAGVLALTRDGHRVLVQQGAGEGSGFPDSQYEAAGAQIVGQSADVWGQAQLVIKVKEPLPEEYGYFRSDLVLFTYLHLAPERELTEALRQSGITAIAYETVQLSDGSLPLLTPMSEVAGRMATQIGAQFLEKAYGGRGILLGGVPGVLPGRVVVIGGGIVGTNAARIALGLGAEVTIIDINADRLRQLDDLFHGHIRTLMSNEYNIREAVATADLLIGAVLIPGARAPHLVTEEMVQSMTAGSVIVDVAIDQGGSIETIDRVTTHSHPTYEKYGVIHYAVANMPGAVARTSTLALTNVTLPYARALARSGVAEALRHDPALARGLNVYRGHVTYQAVAEAHQLPYTPWEQLVD
- a CDS encoding Monodehydroascorbate reductase (NADH) (PFAM: Pyridine nucleotide-disulphide oxidoreductase~COGs: COG0446 NAD(FAD)-dependent dehydrogenase~InterPro IPR013027~KEGG: nmu:Nmul_A0355 FAD-dependent pyridine nucleotide-disulphide oxidoreductase~PFAM: FAD-dependent pyridine nucleotide-disulphide oxidoreductase~PRIAM: Monodehydroascorbate reductase (NADH)~SPTR: FAD-dependent pyridine nucleotide-disulphide oxidoreductase): MAEYPYVIVGGGMAADAAIRGIRRRDASGPIAVFTREPFPPYQKPPLSKKLWLDLPTESLWLSQWQRQAGVDLRLNTPVVAIDPVAHTLTDRRGDQTRYGKLLIATGGEPRRTFGESPAIFYVGTYLDHLRLWRRLNGETRQILVVGGGFIGAEMSAVLASRGHQVTWAFPQSGPLADRFPDPVVTHLTAVYTSHGVTLIAGQRVTDIVDTNEGVEARLETGGIVRAELAVVGIGWTYATDWLSQAGLQCQRGVLVDAFLRTSQPDIFAAGDIAEQNGHPLMPHEDHAVTQGYLAGQNLVGPLTAYEHQPFFYSDMFHLGYEAVGTIDSRLDTVIDWVVPGEEGVIYYLQDRRVVGIVNWNVWDGIPAARKILQYAGPIDPGDLPGRIRNR
- a CDS encoding fumarylacetoacetate (FAA) hydrolase (PFAM: Fumarylacetoacetate (FAA) hydrolase family~COGs: COG0179 2-keto-4-pentenoate hydratase/2-oxohepta-3-ene-1 7-dioic acid hydratase (catechol pathway)~InterPro IPR002529~KEGG: nmg:Nmag_0827 fumarylacetoacetate (FAA) hydrolase~PFAM: Fumarylacetoacetase, C-terminal-like~SPTR: Fumarylacetoacetate (FAA) hydrolase), translating into MPYDIKWGSAVRTDGSRTAVLALGDRGLRLDRIAGEVPAIGSLTLEHLIRHGLTDRIQQQAFDGDWFNRFGESVADIPLTVPLHDPERIVGVGLNYRLHAHDLGEKVPEEPATFMKPTTTLLASGETLVIPRGIGTITAEAEIALVFGRSARNTPRHEWSRHIFGLLTVIDMTAETVLRKNPRFLTRAKSYDGFLVLSPWIVPLSATEADRPRTVRTLHNGRTVAENTTEAMQFPFDALVWWLTQGTTIRPTALLSTGTPGAVAVSPGDQVTAWASGLPETTVAIG